The following proteins are encoded in a genomic region of Rattus rattus isolate New Zealand chromosome 2, Rrattus_CSIRO_v1, whole genome shotgun sequence:
- the LOC116894110 gene encoding olfactory receptor 52N4 produces the protein MSAQNNTDLTPASFVLNGIPGLEDMHIWISFPFCSMYAVAMMGNCGLLYLIVFEDSLHRPMYYFLAMLSLTDLVMCSSTIPKALCIFWFHLKEIGFDDCLVQMFFTHTFTGMESGVLMLMALDRYVAICYPLRYSTILTNAIIAKIGFATFLRGVLLIIPFTFLTKRLPYCRGNIIHHTYCDHMSVAKLSCGNVKVNAIYGLMVALLIGGFDILCITVSYTMILKAVVSLSSADARQKAFSTCTAHICAIVFSYSPAFFSFFSHRFGGHTIPPSCHIIVANIYLLLPPTMNPVVYGVKTKQIRDCVIRILSGSKDSKAHSI, from the coding sequence ATGTCAGCGCAGAATAACACAGATCTGACTCCAGCTTCCTTTGTTCTGAATGGGATCCCCGGTTTGGAAGACATGCACATCTGGATTTCCTTCCCATTCTGTTCCATGTATGCAGTGGCTATGATGGGGAACTGTGGACTGCTCTATCTCATCGTCTTTGAGGACTCCTTACACCGACCCATGTACTACTTTTTAGCAATGCTTTCTCTAACGGACCTTGTCATGTGCTCCAGTACAATCCCTAAAGCCCTCTGCATCTTCTGGTTTCATCTTAAAGAAATTGGATTTGATGACTGTCTTGTACAGATGTTCTTTACCCATACCTTTACGGGGATGGAGTCTGGGGTGCTCATGCTCATGGCTCTGGACCGCTACGTAGCCATCTGCTACCCTCTGCGTTACTCCACCATTCTCACCAATGCTATCATTGCCAAGATTGGGTTTGCCACCTTCCTAAGAGGGGTGTTACTAATTATTCCATTCACATTTCTCACCAAGCGCCTACCCTACTGCCGAGGCAATATAATACACCATACCTACTGTGACCACATGTCCGTAGCCAAGTTGTCCTGTGGCAATGTCAAGGTGAATGCCATTTATGGTCTGATGGTTGCTCTCTTGATTGGGGGCTTTGACATTCTGTGCATCACAGTCTCCTACACCATGATCCTGAAGGCAGTGGTCAGCTTATCCTCAGCAGATGCTAGGCAGAAAGCCTTCAGCACCTGCACTGCCCACATCTGTGCCATTGTTTTCTCCTATAGCCcagccttcttttcctttttttcccaccGCTTTGGGGGACACACCATCCCTCCTTCTTGCCACATCATTGTGGCTAATATTTATCTGCTTTTGCCACCCACTATGAACCCTGTTGTCTATGGAGTGAAAACCAAGCAAATACGAGACTGTGTCATAAGGATTCTTTCAGGGTCGAAGGATTCCAAAGCTCACAGTATATAA